In Curtobacterium sp. TC1, the following proteins share a genomic window:
- a CDS encoding TetR/AcrR family transcriptional regulator yields MARWEPGARERLVLAAVDLFSEQGYDETTVTQIAERAGVTKSTFFRHFPDKRELLVAGQETLSRLLSEGITDAAPERSPLDAVAAGLERASGEMGPMNRELGPRLKAAVAASGELQERDALKSVGMAAAMTDALIERGVAEPTARLASEMGVLAFKQGFDRWAGAARADDDGLAGHALAAFAELREAAAALR; encoded by the coding sequence ATGGCGCGATGGGAACCGGGAGCTCGGGAACGGCTGGTCCTGGCCGCCGTCGACCTGTTCTCCGAGCAGGGGTACGACGAGACGACCGTGACGCAGATCGCCGAGCGAGCGGGGGTCACGAAGAGCACCTTCTTCCGACACTTCCCGGACAAGCGCGAACTGCTCGTCGCCGGGCAGGAGACGCTGAGCCGTTTGTTGTCCGAGGGGATCACCGACGCAGCGCCCGAACGTTCACCGCTCGACGCCGTCGCCGCTGGGCTCGAACGAGCATCGGGCGAGATGGGTCCGATGAACCGCGAGCTGGGACCGCGACTCAAGGCCGCGGTCGCCGCGAGCGGCGAGCTGCAGGAGCGCGATGCCCTGAAGAGCGTCGGGATGGCCGCCGCGATGACCGATGCGCTCATCGAGCGCGGGGTCGCGGAACCGACGGCCCGGCTCGCGAGCGAGATGGGCGTGCTCGCCTTCAAGCAGGGGTTCGACCGGTGGGCCGGAGCGGCACGCGCTGATGACGACGGACTCGCGGGTCATGCGCTCGCAGCGTTCGCCGAGCTGCGGGAGGCTGCTGCGGCGCTCCGGTGA
- a CDS encoding N(5)-(carboxyethyl)ornithine synthase, giving the protein MTQTPAASPLLHLGVLAESRKPDERRLPIHPAHFERIDPDLRANIILERGYGRRFGVTDDQLEPVVGAMADRDEVIAASDVVLLPKPQVSDLEDLRDGQVLWGWPHCVQDPALTQVAIDKRLTLIAWESMNHWRSDGGFGLHVFHKNNELAGYCSVIHALQLCGSTGDYGRRLTAVVIGFGATARGAVTALNAHGIHDVRVLTNRDIAAVGSPIPSVDMLQISQDDHDPSGNTVKTEDGPVPLAPYLAENDIVVNCTLQDPNAPLTYLRTEDLGVFRPGSLIVDVSIDVGMGFEWAQATTFAEPMTTVGESTNYYAVDHSPSLLWNSTTWEISEALMPFLRPVMEGPSSWADSDTVRRAVEIEDGHVRNPAILAFQGRSDEYPHVVAG; this is encoded by the coding sequence ATGACCCAAACACCGGCAGCATCGCCGCTGCTGCACCTCGGGGTGCTGGCCGAGTCGCGGAAACCCGACGAACGCCGCCTCCCGATCCATCCCGCCCACTTCGAGCGCATCGACCCCGACCTGCGCGCGAACATCATCCTGGAACGCGGGTACGGTCGACGCTTCGGCGTCACGGACGACCAGCTCGAACCCGTCGTCGGCGCCATGGCGGACCGTGACGAAGTCATCGCCGCGTCGGACGTCGTGCTGCTGCCCAAACCCCAGGTGTCCGACCTCGAGGACCTGCGGGACGGACAAGTCCTGTGGGGCTGGCCGCACTGCGTGCAGGACCCCGCCCTCACCCAGGTCGCGATCGACAAGCGCCTGACCCTCATCGCGTGGGAGTCGATGAACCACTGGCGGTCGGACGGCGGGTTCGGCCTGCACGTGTTCCACAAGAACAACGAGCTCGCGGGCTACTGCTCCGTCATCCACGCCCTGCAGCTCTGCGGCTCCACCGGGGACTACGGCCGCCGCCTCACCGCGGTCGTGATCGGCTTCGGGGCCACCGCCCGCGGTGCCGTCACCGCGCTGAACGCCCACGGGATCCACGACGTCCGCGTCCTGACCAACCGCGACATCGCGGCCGTGGGGTCGCCGATCCCCTCCGTCGACATGCTGCAGATCAGCCAGGACGACCACGACCCCAGCGGCAACACGGTGAAGACCGAGGACGGTCCGGTGCCACTGGCGCCGTACCTGGCCGAGAACGACATCGTCGTGAACTGCACGCTCCAGGACCCGAACGCCCCGCTCACGTACCTGCGGACCGAGGACCTGGGCGTGTTCCGTCCGGGCAGCCTCATCGTCGATGTCTCGATCGACGTGGGGATGGGGTTCGAGTGGGCGCAGGCGACGACCTTCGCGGAACCGATGACCACCGTCGGCGAGAGCACGAACTACTACGCCGTCGACCACAGCCCGTCGCTGCTCTGGAACTCGACGACGTGGGAGATCAGCGAGGCGCTCATGCCGTTCCTCCGACCGGTCATGGAGGGCCCGTCGTCGTGGGCAGACTCGGACACGGTCCGACGCGCCGTCGAGATCGAGGACGGCCACGTGCGCAACCCGGCGATCCTCGCGTTCCAGGGGCGTTCGGACGAGTACCCGCACGTCGTGGCCGGCTGA